A single Antechinus flavipes isolate AdamAnt ecotype Samford, QLD, Australia chromosome 5, AdamAnt_v2, whole genome shotgun sequence DNA region contains:
- the LOC127564249 gene encoding probable inactive serine protease 37 has protein sequence MKVIILFILFVASFSSGHRTKQDESFENHFKSCEAQQQCLPTAAHCYLGDIKVMLGNSIRRIKKGKEPLLNSSQIIQCYNFSTDFSRLILWSKPEVLYDVQSMSLSTQSVPTGTKHTISNGGKQRGLNFKVPLIGEKKCQKLELGKVNQNRKYMKFFKSFRKFCLETWKWYWLLSSALTRFRARKIRRFLGANISDIYHYILSIQKILTG, from the exons ATGAAAGTCATaattctcttcattctctttgtGG CTTCATTTTCCTCTGGTCACAGAACTAAGCAAGATGAAAGTTTTGAGAACCATTTCAAGTCCTGTGAAGCCCAGCAACAATGTCTACCAACAGCTGCTCACTGTTATTTAGG agacatCAAAGTGATGCTGGGAAATTCCATAAGGAGgattaagaagggaaaagagCCACTTCTTAACTCTAGTCAGATTATTCAATGCTATAACTTCAGCACAGATTTTTCCAGGCTCATCCTGTGGTCTAAGCCTGAAGTCCTCTATGATGTTCAGTCCATGTCCCTATCTACTCAAAGTGTCCCTACTGGCACCAAACATACTATATCTAATGGTG gtAAACAACGCGGGCTAAATTTTAAAGTCCCTCTGATTGGAGAGAAAAAATGTCAGAAATTGGAACTAGGGAAAGTCAACCAGAATAGGAAATACATGAAATTCTTTAAATCATTCAGGAAATTTTGCTTGGAAACCTG GAAGTGGTATTGGCTGCTGTCATCTGCATTGACAAGATTCAGAGCAAGAAAAATTAGGCGTTTCCTGGGGGCTAATATCAGCGACATTTACCACTATATCCTCTCAATCCAAAAAATTTTAACAGGATGA